One segment of Phragmites australis chromosome 13, lpPhrAust1.1, whole genome shotgun sequence DNA contains the following:
- the LOC133889356 gene encoding uncharacterized protein LOC133889356 isoform X1, whose product MFWHVPGLSAASPVDTILDKENFKLEDLLDEDEIIQECKALNSRLINFLRDKVQVEQLLRYIVEEAPEDAEKKRIFRFPFIACEIFTCEVDVIMKTLVEDEDLMDLLFSFLKPDHPHGTLSAGYFAKVVICLMLRQTLPLVSYVQGHPEIVSQLVDLIGITSIMEVLIRLIGADETMYSSYADSMQWLDDVKVLEMIVDKFSTSDSPEVHANAAEILCAITRYAPPALAAKISCPSFVGRLFQHAFEASRPKSVLVHSLSVCISLLDPKRLVSASYQAFHSQLSHGTLVTASPETVNGMLDSLGDLLKLLDVSSAENVLPTTYGSLQPPLGKHRLKIVKFISVLLSIGSEAAEMRLIHLGAIKRAIDLFFEYPFNNFLHHHVENIIGSCLESKQDHLIGHVLDECKLVTRILEAEKYSALSPDLTKHTLSSEGKSPPRIGIVGHMTRIANKLIQLANSNITVQSHLQNSGWIEWHASILTKRNALENVYQWACGRPTSLQDRGRESDDEDFRDRDYDVAALASNLSQAFKYGIYSNEDIDEAQVSLERDDEDVYFDDESAEVVISSLRLGDEQDSSSLFTNSNWFALDEDKALNDDPVSSEASPSPNSEKSSPKLDDETDEVILGEVIDDTKGSEPPLPVSNKDSNEESGHTVLTNGPVDKLEDDIRPPTPDVKESQPECVEWREEEAEPGDVAEKDSAVSNFEVGSEKHLKATDVVMPGEAKYEEEKENDNAFGSSSPEATAEALPLSPDDNSIKHPEPVDDSTVLESPVDEQNHEKDEKQGE is encoded by the exons ATGTTTTGGCACGTGCCTGGACTCTCCGCTGCATCACCT GTGGATACTATTTTGGACAAGGAAAATTTTAAGTTGGAGGATCTTCTTGATGAGGATGAAATAATCCAGGAGTGCAAAGCACTGAATAGCCGCCTAATAAATTT TTTGCGAGACAAGGTTCAAGTGGAGCAATTGCTCCGCTACATTGTAGAAGAGGCACCTGAAGatgcagaaaagaaaaggatatttAG ATTTCCTTTTATAGCTTGTGAAATATTTACTTGTGAGGTGGATGTCATCATGAAGACATTAGTGGAGGATGAAGAT CTCATGGATTTACTTTTCTCCTTCCTGAAACCTGACCACCCTCATGGTACATTATCGGCTGGTTACTTTGCCAAG GTAGTGATTTGCTTGATGCTGAGGCAGACACTCCCACTTGTTAGTTACGTGCAG GGCCATCCTGAAATAGTTAGCCAGCTTGTGGATCTTATTGGGATTACTTCTATCATGGAG GTTTTGATTCGCTTAATTGGTGCTGATGAAACTATGTATTCAAGTTATGCGGATTCTATGCAGTGGTTGGATGACGTAAAAGTCCTTGAGATGATTGTTGACAAGTTCAGCACATCA GATTCTCCTGAGGTTCATGCAAATGCTGCTGAAATCCTTTGTGCAATAACTAGATATGCCCCTCCAGCACTTGCTGCAAAGATTTCCTGCCCAAG CTTTGTGGGAAGATTATTTCAACATGCTTTTGAAGCTTCAAGGCCTAAATCGGTGCTGGTCCACTCATTGTCAGTGTGCATATCTTTGTTAGATCCTAAGAGACTTGTATCGGCTTCCTACCAGGCTTTCCATAGTCAGTTAAGCCATGGAACACTGGTCACTGCAAGTCCAGAAACAGTTAATGGCATGCTGGATAGCCTAG GTGATTTGTTGAAGCTGTTGGATGTTTCATCTGCTGAAAATGTTCTCCCAACAACATATGGAAGCTTACAACCTCCTCTTGGGAAGCATCGCTTGAAG attgtCAAGTTCATCTCTGTTCTACTATCAATTGGTAGTGAAGCTGCTGAAATGCGACTGATCCATCTAGGAGCAATCAAGCGTGCTATAGATCTATTTTTTGA GTACCCGTTTAACAACTTTTTGCACCATCATGTGGAGAACATCATCGGGTCTTGTTTAGAAAGTAAGCAAGATCACCTGATTGGGCATGTTCTTGATGAGTGTAAACTTGTTACGAGAATTCTGGAAGCAGAGAAGTACTCTGCCCTGTCACCAGATTTAACTAAG CATACATTATCTTCAGAGGGAAAATCTCCACCAAGGATTGGAATTGTTGGTCATATGACGCGCATAGCTAACAAGCTCATTCAGCTAGCCAACTCCAACATCACAGTCCAATCACATTTGCAG AATTCTGGTTGGATCGAGTGGCATGCCAGTATCCTAACAAAGCGTAATGCATTAGAAAATGTTTACCAATGGGCTTGTGG TCGACCAACATCACTGCAGGATCGTGGTAGggagagtgatgatgaagacttCCGAGATAGGGACTACGATGTGGCTGCACTTGCTAGTAATTTAAGCCAGGCATTTAAATATGGTATATACAGTAATGAGGATATTGATGAG GCCCAAGTATCACTCGAGCGGGATGATGAG gatgtatattttgatgatgaaTCTGCAGAGGTAGTAATCTCCTCTCTTCGCCTTGGAGACGAACAAGACAG TAGCTCTCTCTTTACAAATTCCAATTGGTTTGCGCTTGACGAGGACAAAGCATTGAATGATGATCCGGTTAGCTCAGAAGCTTCTCCATCCCCAAATTCAGAGAAATCTTCACCAAAATTGGATGACGAGACTGATGAAGTCATTCTTGGCGAAGTTATAGATGACACAAAAGGTTCTGAACCACCTTTACCAGTCTCTAACAAGGACTCAAATGAAGAGTCTGGTCACACAGTCTTGACAAATGGCCCTGTTGATAAGTTGGAAGATGACATCAGGCCACCCACTCCTGATGTGAAAGAGAGTCAACCTGAGTGTGTCGAatggagggaggaggaagctgAACCTGGTGATGTTGCTGAGAAGGATAGTGCCGTTTCTAATTTTGAGGTTGGAAGTGAGAAGCATCTGAAGGCCACCGATGTTGTTATGCCTGGTGAGGCCAAATAtgaagaggaaaaggagaaTGATAATGCGTTTGGATCTTCATCGCCGGAGGCCACTGCAGAAGCGTTACCACTTTCACCTGATGATAATTCAATCAAGCATCCTGAACCAGTCGATGACAGTACTGTTTTGGAGTCTCCAGTGGACGAACAAAATCACGAGAAAGATGAAAAACAGGGGGAATGA
- the LOC133889590 gene encoding uncharacterized protein LOC133889590, with amino-acid sequence MYFLAALIKIVDLISQALRNAEKLPAALITSGIVEGVAALGLALFKAPGGIFQHHGKVPFFLYYGILIATVIFGFVEASAGFWVSGDLVGRRAVGKAIMWISILPIVLVAGLGGFVILK; translated from the coding sequence ATGTACTTCCTGGCTGCCCTCATAAAGATTGTCGACTTGATCTCGCAGGCCCTCCGCAACGCGGAGAAGCTGCCGGCGGCCCTGATCACGAGCGGCATCGTCGAAGGCGTGGCAGCGCTCGGGCTCGCTCTCTTCAAGGCTCCCGGAGGTATTTTTCAGCACCACGGCAAGGTGCCCTTCTTCTTGTATTACGGTATTCTCATCGCCACGGTGATCTTCGGTTTTGTGGAGGCGTCTGCTGGCTTCTGGGTGTCCGGTGACCTGGTCGGCCGCCGTGCTGTTGGGAAGGCAATCATGTGGATTTCGATCCTACCAATCGTCCTTGTGGCTGGGCTTGGAGGCTTTGTCATCCTGAAATAG
- the LOC133888772 gene encoding transcription factor GTE7-like: MASALLAGRSGAHQHNNWGETRAPLAPVPPNPNPNHPLPRVDGSKPPSMTSPPGSYVTFRLASLGHHEARALRDRLAGELGQVRALLSRIDTWQQQLSLPKRHGSPRRDLPPPPAKLRGAMRKRCGQILTKLRKDKRSVWFNAPVEVERLGLHDYHTVIKSPMDLGTVKETLAAGRYPSHDAFAADVRLTFSNALRYNPAGHEVHTFAGALLASFEKMYNAAVSWFEEECKRLEPPRPVPAELPPPTVETKVKPRTGNVKMRKPKAREPNKREMSLEEKNMLRLGLESLPEEKMHNVLQIVRKRNGNPEMLGDEIELDIDEMDVETQWELDRFVTNFNKVLKKSQRAAMTNGGIADVTRAVVAEDGIVPVNGGVPALVDNDDVLSENPVKSTTMAEQVDEYVDIGDEMPTATYQSMEIEKDAEVASGSGGSGSGSSSSSGSESGSSGDSASGAGNAHSLA, encoded by the exons atggcctccgccctcctcgccggccgGAGCGGAGCCCACCAACACAACAATTGGGGAGAGACTCGCGCCCCGCTCGCGCCCGTACCCCCCAACCCTAACCCCAACCACCCCCTCCCACGCGTCGACGGGTCGAAGCCGCCGTCGATGACCTCGCCGCCAGGCAGCTACGTGACCTTCCGGCTGGCGTCCCTGGGCCACCACGAGGCCCGCGCACTCCGGGATCGCCTCGCCGGCGAGCTCGGCCAGGTCCGCGCCCTTCTCTCCCGCATCGACACGTGGCAGCAGCAGCTGAGCCTGCCGAAGCGCCATGGGTCGCCGCGCCGAGACCTCCCCCCGCCTCCGGCGAAGCTGCGGGGAGCGATGCGGAAGCGGTGTGGGCAGATCCTGACGAAGCTGCGGAAGGACAAGCGGAGCGTGTGGTTCAACGCCCCTGTGGAGGTCGAGCGCCTCGGGCTCCACGACTACCACACCGTCATCAAGAGCCCCATGGATCTCGGCACGGTGAAGGAGACCCTCGCCGCCGGGAGGTACCCCTCGCACGACGCCTTCGCCGCCGACGTGCGGCTCACGTTCTCCAACGCGCTGCGGTACAACCCGGCCGGGCACGAGGTCCACACCTTCGCCGGCGCCCTCCTCGCGTCCTTCGAGAAGATGTACAATGCGGCGGTCTCTTGGTTCGAGGAAGAGTGCAAGCGCCTTGAGCCGCCGAGGCCTGTACCAGCGGAATTGCCACCGCCGACAGTTGAGACAAAGGTGAAGCCGAGGACTGGGAACGTGAAGATGCGGAAACCGAAGGCGAGAGAGCCTAACAAGAGGGAGATGAGCCTCGAGGAGAAGAACATGCTGAGGCTGGGGCTAGAGAGCTTGCCCGAAGAGAAGATGCATAATGTGCTGCAGATTGTGCGGAAGAGGAACGGCAATCCAGAGATGCTTGGGGATGAGATTGAGCTGGATATTGATGAGATGGATGTTGAGACGCAGTGGGAGCTTGATCGATTTGTCACCAACTTCAACAAAGTGCTCAAGAAAAGTCAACGGGCTGCAATGACGAATGGCGGCATTGCTGATGTAACCAGGGCAGTTGTGGCTGAGGATGGTATTGTGCCAGTGAATGGCGGTGTACCTGCATTGGTCGACAATGATGATGTG TTGAGTGAGAACCCTGTGAAGAGTACCACAATGGCCGAGCAGGTGGATGAGTATGTAGATATTGGGGATGAGATGCCAACGGCAACTTACCAATCAATGGAGATTGAGAAGGATGCTGAGGTTGCGAGTGGCTCTGGTGGTTCCGGCAGTGGCTCATCTTCTTCGAGTG GTTCTGAGTCGGGGAGCTCAGGGGACAGTGCCTCAGGAGCTGGCAATGCTCATTCCTTGGCGTAG
- the LOC133887837 gene encoding polyamine oxidase 3-like, which yields MANNSSYGENVTRKSHTPSAIVIGGGFAGLAAANALRNASFQVILLESRDRIGGRVHTDYSFGFPVDLGASWLHGVCEENPLAPLIGRLGLPLYRTSGDDSVLFDHDLESYALYDTKGCQVPQELVEKIGKVFENILEETGKLREETSEDMSIAKAIAIVMERNPYLRQEGIAHEVLQWYLCRMEGWFATDADSISLQGWDQEVLLPGGHGLMIRGYRPVINTLAKGLDIRLNHRVVKIVRHRNRVEVTVSSGKTFVADAAVVAVPLGVLKANTIKFEPRLPEWKEDAIRELSVGVENKIVLHFSQVFWPNVEFLGVVSSSTYGCSYFLNLHKATGHPVLVYMPAGRLARDIEKMSNEAAAQFAFSQLKKILPNAAEPINYLVSHWGSDENTLGSYTFDGVDKPRDLYEKLRIPVDNIFFAGEATSIKYTGTVHGAFSTGLMAAEECKMRVLERFRELDMLEMCHPAMGEESPVCVPLLISRL from the exons ATGGCGAACAACA GCTCATACGGTGAGAATGTTACAAGAAAGTCGCACACACCGTCTGCTATTGTTATCGGTGGTGGGTTTGCAGGGCTTGCTGCAGCCAATGCGCTCAGAAATGCGTCCTTCCAG GTTATTCTTCTGGAATCCCGTGATAGGATAGGTGGCCGAGTTCACACTGACTACTCTTTTGGGTTTCCTGTAGATTTGGGAGCATCTTG GCTTCATGGTGTCTGTGAAGAAAATCCCTTAGCACCACTTATTGGAAGGCTCGGACTTCCACTGTACCGCACGAGTGGAGATGATTCTGTGCTGTTTGATCATGATCTGGAGAG TTATGCACTCTATGACACTAAGGGATGTCAAGTTCCACAAGAGTTGGTTGAAAAGATTGGGAAGGTGTTTGAGAATATACTGGAAGAG ACTGGCAAATTGAGGGAAGAAACCAGTGAAGATATGTCTATTGCTAAAGCCATCGCAATTGTTATGGAGAGAAATCCATACTTGAG GCAAGAAGGGATTGCTCATGAAGTTCTTCAGTGGTATTTGTGCCGTATGGAGGGTTGGTTTGCCACTGACGCAGATTCAATCTCACTACAAGGTTGGGACCAG GAGGTACTGCTTCCTGGTGGCCATGGCCTCATGATTCGTGGATATCGGCCGGTTATAAATACTCTGGCAAAAGGCTTAGATATACGCCTTAACCATAG GGTTGTTAAAATTGTTCGCCACAGAAACAGGGTGGAGGTTACTGTAAGCAGCGGTAAAACATTCGTTGCTGATGCTGCAGTAGTTGCTGTTCCCTTGGGTGTTCTGAAAGCAAACACCATTAAATTTGAGCCGAGACTGCCAGAGTGGAAGGAAGACGCAATTAGAGAACTTTCAGTTGGAGTTGAGAACAAAATTGTTCTTCACTTCAGCCAGGTTTTTTGGCCTAACGTGGAGTTCCTTGGGGTTGTTTCCTCCAGCACATATGGCTGCAGCTATTTCCTCAACCTTCACAAGGCAACAGGCCATCCTGTTCTTGTTTACATGCCTGCTGGCCGCCTTGCTCGTGACATTGAAAAGATGTCAAATGAGGCTGCTGCCCAATTTGCGTTCTCTCAGTTGAAGAAGATTCTTCCCAACGCGGCTGAGCCG ATAAATTATCTAGTGTCACATTGGGGCTCAGATGAGAACACACTTGGTTCCTACACCTTTGATGGGGTGGACAAACCTCGGGACCTGTATGAGAAACTGCGCATCCCTGTGGACAACATCTTCTTCGCTGGGGAGGCCACGAGTATCAAGTACACCGGCACAGTGCACGGCGCCTTCTCCACTGGTCTGATGGCAGCTGAGGAATGCAAGATGCGGGTTCTGGAGCGGTTCAGGGAACTGGACATGCTGGAGAtgtgccaccctgccatgggaGAGGAGAGCCCCGTCTGTGTCCCGCTGCTCATCTCTAGACTCTAA
- the LOC133889356 gene encoding uncharacterized protein LOC133889356 isoform X2 has protein sequence MFWHVPGLSAASPVDTILDKENFKLEDLLDEDEIIQECKALNSRLINFLRDKVQVEQLLRYIVEEAPEDAEKKRIFRFPFIACEIFTCEVDVIMKTLVEDEDLMDLLFSFLKPDHPHGTLSAGYFAKVVICLMLRQTLPLVSYVQGHPEIVSQLVDLIGITSIMEVLIRLIGADETMYSSYADSMQWLDDVKVLEMIVDKFSTSDSPEVHANAAEILCAITRYAPPALAAKISCPSFVGRLFQHAFEASRPKSVLVHSLSVCISLLDPKRLVSASYQAFHSQLSHGTLVTASPETVNGMLDSLGDLLKLLDVSSAENVLPTTYGSLQPPLGKHRLKIVKFISVLLSIGSEAAEMRLIHLGAIKRAIDLFFEYPFNNFLHHHVENIIGSCLESKQDHLIGHVLDECKLVTRILEAEKYSALSPDLTKHTLSSEGKSPPRIGIVGHMTRIANKLIQLANSNITVQSHLQNSGWIEWHASILTKRNALENVYQWACGRPTSLQDRGRESDDEDFRDRDYDVAALASNLSQAFKYGIYSNEDIDEAQVSLERDDEDVYFDDESAEVVISSLRLGDEQDSSLFTNSNWFALDEDKALNDDPVSSEASPSPNSEKSSPKLDDETDEVILGEVIDDTKGSEPPLPVSNKDSNEESGHTVLTNGPVDKLEDDIRPPTPDVKESQPECVEWREEEAEPGDVAEKDSAVSNFEVGSEKHLKATDVVMPGEAKYEEEKENDNAFGSSSPEATAEALPLSPDDNSIKHPEPVDDSTVLESPVDEQNHEKDEKQGE, from the exons ATGTTTTGGCACGTGCCTGGACTCTCCGCTGCATCACCT GTGGATACTATTTTGGACAAGGAAAATTTTAAGTTGGAGGATCTTCTTGATGAGGATGAAATAATCCAGGAGTGCAAAGCACTGAATAGCCGCCTAATAAATTT TTTGCGAGACAAGGTTCAAGTGGAGCAATTGCTCCGCTACATTGTAGAAGAGGCACCTGAAGatgcagaaaagaaaaggatatttAG ATTTCCTTTTATAGCTTGTGAAATATTTACTTGTGAGGTGGATGTCATCATGAAGACATTAGTGGAGGATGAAGAT CTCATGGATTTACTTTTCTCCTTCCTGAAACCTGACCACCCTCATGGTACATTATCGGCTGGTTACTTTGCCAAG GTAGTGATTTGCTTGATGCTGAGGCAGACACTCCCACTTGTTAGTTACGTGCAG GGCCATCCTGAAATAGTTAGCCAGCTTGTGGATCTTATTGGGATTACTTCTATCATGGAG GTTTTGATTCGCTTAATTGGTGCTGATGAAACTATGTATTCAAGTTATGCGGATTCTATGCAGTGGTTGGATGACGTAAAAGTCCTTGAGATGATTGTTGACAAGTTCAGCACATCA GATTCTCCTGAGGTTCATGCAAATGCTGCTGAAATCCTTTGTGCAATAACTAGATATGCCCCTCCAGCACTTGCTGCAAAGATTTCCTGCCCAAG CTTTGTGGGAAGATTATTTCAACATGCTTTTGAAGCTTCAAGGCCTAAATCGGTGCTGGTCCACTCATTGTCAGTGTGCATATCTTTGTTAGATCCTAAGAGACTTGTATCGGCTTCCTACCAGGCTTTCCATAGTCAGTTAAGCCATGGAACACTGGTCACTGCAAGTCCAGAAACAGTTAATGGCATGCTGGATAGCCTAG GTGATTTGTTGAAGCTGTTGGATGTTTCATCTGCTGAAAATGTTCTCCCAACAACATATGGAAGCTTACAACCTCCTCTTGGGAAGCATCGCTTGAAG attgtCAAGTTCATCTCTGTTCTACTATCAATTGGTAGTGAAGCTGCTGAAATGCGACTGATCCATCTAGGAGCAATCAAGCGTGCTATAGATCTATTTTTTGA GTACCCGTTTAACAACTTTTTGCACCATCATGTGGAGAACATCATCGGGTCTTGTTTAGAAAGTAAGCAAGATCACCTGATTGGGCATGTTCTTGATGAGTGTAAACTTGTTACGAGAATTCTGGAAGCAGAGAAGTACTCTGCCCTGTCACCAGATTTAACTAAG CATACATTATCTTCAGAGGGAAAATCTCCACCAAGGATTGGAATTGTTGGTCATATGACGCGCATAGCTAACAAGCTCATTCAGCTAGCCAACTCCAACATCACAGTCCAATCACATTTGCAG AATTCTGGTTGGATCGAGTGGCATGCCAGTATCCTAACAAAGCGTAATGCATTAGAAAATGTTTACCAATGGGCTTGTGG TCGACCAACATCACTGCAGGATCGTGGTAGggagagtgatgatgaagacttCCGAGATAGGGACTACGATGTGGCTGCACTTGCTAGTAATTTAAGCCAGGCATTTAAATATGGTATATACAGTAATGAGGATATTGATGAG GCCCAAGTATCACTCGAGCGGGATGATGAG gatgtatattttgatgatgaaTCTGCAGAGGTAGTAATCTCCTCTCTTCGCCTTGGAGACGAACAAGACAG CTCTCTCTTTACAAATTCCAATTGGTTTGCGCTTGACGAGGACAAAGCATTGAATGATGATCCGGTTAGCTCAGAAGCTTCTCCATCCCCAAATTCAGAGAAATCTTCACCAAAATTGGATGACGAGACTGATGAAGTCATTCTTGGCGAAGTTATAGATGACACAAAAGGTTCTGAACCACCTTTACCAGTCTCTAACAAGGACTCAAATGAAGAGTCTGGTCACACAGTCTTGACAAATGGCCCTGTTGATAAGTTGGAAGATGACATCAGGCCACCCACTCCTGATGTGAAAGAGAGTCAACCTGAGTGTGTCGAatggagggaggaggaagctgAACCTGGTGATGTTGCTGAGAAGGATAGTGCCGTTTCTAATTTTGAGGTTGGAAGTGAGAAGCATCTGAAGGCCACCGATGTTGTTATGCCTGGTGAGGCCAAATAtgaagaggaaaaggagaaTGATAATGCGTTTGGATCTTCATCGCCGGAGGCCACTGCAGAAGCGTTACCACTTTCACCTGATGATAATTCAATCAAGCATCCTGAACCAGTCGATGACAGTACTGTTTTGGAGTCTCCAGTGGACGAACAAAATCACGAGAAAGATGAAAAACAGGGGGAATGA
- the LOC133889358 gene encoding protein NOI4-like, whose product MTTDKGRPLPKFGEWDVKNPASAEGFTVIFQKARDDKKTTGPGHAQAGIPPAFRNNGGAGAGAGGYRPDFKSSDSYQYTPPKRVKVSIPIAW is encoded by the exons ATGACGACG gacaAGGGGCGGCCGCTGCCCAAGTTTGGGGAGTGGGACGTGAAGAATCCGGCGTCGGCCGAGGGCTTCACCGTCATATTCCAGAAAGCCCGCGACGACAAGAAGACGACCGGCCCCGGGCACGCGCAGGCGGGCATTCCGCCGGCCTTTAGGAAcaacggcggcgccggcgccggcgccggtggaTACAGGCCCGATTTCAAATCCAGCGACAGCTACCAGTATACGCCGCCCAAACGCGTCAAGGTATCCATACCGATAGCCTGGTAA